From Butyricimonas paravirosa, one genomic window encodes:
- the rodA gene encoding rod shape-determining protein RodA has product MNSRSNNLLANIDWVSILLYLLLVLIGWINIYAAVYDENHSSILDISQKYGKQLIWIGAAFVLAFLVLLTDSKFFTTFSMVIYGIMIFLLIAVLFFGTETKGARSWFEVGDFRIQPAEFAKFATNLAIAYVMSRHNFKVMRFSSLLTIGLILALPAGLIILQNDTGSALVYSSFILVLFREGLHGSILLLCFVAAAIFIMALLYTPFTVLLVIIGGTLIAFYYYRHDIRELFQIILFIGCGFGLFVLIKWMFNLSISDYYMLLIVYVITSITSIYPIYKRKMKNMITLLLISWLCVGAAPSVNYAFDHLQPHQQDRINELLGIKVDPKGTGYNVTQSKIAIGSGGLLGKGFLQGTQTKLNFVPEQSTDFIFCTVGEEWGFIGSTLVIVLLAVFILRIIKLAERQRSSFSRIYGYGVASILFFHVAVNIGMTIGMAPVIGIPLPFFSYGGSSLWSFTILIFIFLRLDANRLQVFR; this is encoded by the coding sequence ATGAATAGCAGATCTAATAACCTACTTGCCAACATAGATTGGGTTTCCATTCTATTATACCTGTTGCTTGTATTAATCGGGTGGATAAATATTTACGCAGCAGTATATGATGAAAATCATAGCAGTATTCTTGATATTTCTCAAAAGTACGGGAAACAGTTGATTTGGATCGGGGCGGCTTTCGTGCTTGCTTTTCTCGTTCTACTCACGGATAGTAAATTCTTTACCACCTTCTCGATGGTCATTTACGGCATCATGATATTTTTGTTGATTGCCGTCCTGTTTTTTGGTACGGAAACCAAGGGTGCGCGTTCGTGGTTTGAAGTCGGGGATTTTCGCATTCAACCGGCGGAGTTTGCCAAATTTGCAACAAACTTGGCCATAGCCTACGTCATGAGCCGGCATAATTTCAAGGTAATGCGCTTTTCCAGCCTTTTGACCATCGGGTTAATTTTAGCTCTTCCCGCGGGATTGATTATCTTGCAGAACGACACGGGGTCAGCTCTCGTGTACAGTAGTTTTATACTCGTTCTTTTCCGGGAAGGATTGCATGGCTCTATCCTATTGCTCTGTTTCGTGGCGGCAGCTATATTTATCATGGCATTGCTGTATACCCCTTTCACGGTATTGCTTGTCATTATCGGGGGAACACTGATAGCCTTTTATTATTATCGGCACGATATTCGGGAATTATTCCAGATCATCCTGTTCATCGGGTGTGGTTTCGGGCTTTTCGTCTTGATTAAATGGATGTTTAATCTATCGATTTCCGATTATTATATGTTACTTATCGTTTACGTGATTACAAGTATAACCTCGATCTACCCGATATATAAACGGAAGATGAAAAACATGATTACCCTGTTACTGATCTCGTGGTTATGCGTCGGGGCCGCTCCTTCCGTGAATTATGCTTTTGATCATCTTCAACCTCACCAACAGGATCGTATTAACGAGTTACTGGGTATAAAAGTAGATCCCAAGGGAACAGGATACAATGTCACGCAATCCAAAATTGCAATAGGCTCCGGGGGATTACTGGGTAAGGGATTCCTGCAAGGAACACAGACTAAATTGAACTTCGTTCCGGAGCAAAGTACAGACTTTATCTTCTGCACTGTTGGCGAAGAGTGGGGATTTATCGGGAGTACCCTCGTCATCGTGCTACTGGCAGTGTTTATTTTACGAATTATCAAACTGGCAGAACGACAACGTTCCAGTTTTTCCCGGATATATGGTTATGGAGTAGCCTCTATCCTATTCTTCCACGTGGCGGTCAATATTGGAATGACCATTGGAATGGCACCTGTTATTGGTATTCCTCTTCCATTCTTCAGTTACGGGGGATCATCACTATGGTCTTTTACCATTCTTATATTTATATTTTTGAGATTAG